One segment of Zonotrichia albicollis isolate bZonAlb1 chromosome 4, bZonAlb1.hap1, whole genome shotgun sequence DNA contains the following:
- the UBE2N gene encoding ubiquitin-conjugating enzyme E2 N has translation MAGLPRRIIKETQRLLAEPVPGIKAEPDESNARYFHVVIAGPQDSPFEGGTFKLELFLPEEYPMAAPKVRFMTKIYHPNVDKLGRICLDILKDKWSPALQIRTVLLSIQALLSAPNPDDPLANDVAEQWKTNEAQAIETARAWTRLYAMNNI, from the exons GAAACCCAGCGCTTGCTGGCAGAGCCAGTCCCTGGGATAAAAGCAGAGCCAGATGAAAGCAACGCACGCTATTTTCATGTGGTCATTGCAGGTCCACAGGATTCCCCCTTTGAGGGTGGGACATTTAAACTTGAACTATTCCTTCCAGAAGAATATCCAATGGCAGCTCCTAAAGTACGTTTCATGACCAAAATTTACCATCCTAATGTGGACAAGCTGGGAAGAATATGTTTAGATATTTTGAAAG ATAAATGGTCCCCAGCTTTGCAGATTCGTACAGTTCTGCTATcaatccaggctttgttaagtGCTCCCAATCCAGATGATCCACTAGCAAATGATGTAGCTGAGCAATGGAAGACCAATGAAGCCCAAGCCATAGAAACAG ccAGAGCATGGACTAGGCTATATGCCATGAATAATATTTAA